A section of the Castanea sativa cultivar Marrone di Chiusa Pesio chromosome 12, ASM4071231v1 genome encodes:
- the LOC142619358 gene encoding kinesin-like protein KIN-4C: MKKANRRSKQASPGASSSSPGSDDKQKQNYEERVRHLEQENKAFQKEIEELRGKVANGSLSPASNGSVEKLKEDYLQKLNVLEEQVTELKKKQRVQSQLSTKRPKGDEATRRLQFEIQSLKAQKVQLHCKNKLESVQFRVSKASLEKEVLQLRKEKRRDAYEMQKLLASNQRLKMVLQRKTEEASAATKRLRELIESRKALSRRSAGARVGKTHGVQALQGVEHEFEASSWLHELCSQYERQMEEMAEEVAMLREESELLKQENLRCPLQEKEVDCLEQDEDIKDLKEQIVSLSGLVRQLQIQKAEFVHRDKSQDNLGQPSFSAGSSEDFFQSLDTCESEHFGDTNATKEKNAVTICCSCSKKSLCKTTKCRCRSTGAGCGKSCGCALSKCTNREAVQVKLSSTPQSEMAESVLNCSEIVEAEMTNTVASQGAMLLQRALDEKPVEMNGNHRTRKQPLADIGNRLIESDDLKPGRKKKGRKPEIQVVTVDPPSSLPENIKGQRKADKK; encoded by the exons ATGAAGAAGGCGAATCGTCGCTCAAAGCAAGCGAGTCCAGGTGCTTCTTCATCGTCGCCAGGTTCTGATGATAAGCAAAAGCAGAATTACGAGGAGAGAGTTCGCCATCTCGAACAAGAAAACAAAGCGTTTCAG AAGGAGATTGAGGAACTAAGGGGAAAAGTAGCGAATGGTTCACTTTCACCTGCTTCTAATGGTAGTGTTGAAAAGCTTAAAGAGGATTATCTGCAAAAGCTGAATGTCCTTGAAGAAcag GTTACAGAGTTGAAGAAGAAACAACGTGTtcagtctcaactctcaactaaAAGGCCAAAAGGCGACGAAGCAACAAGAAGGTTGCAGTTTGAGATTCAAAGTTTAAAGGCTCAGAAG GTTCAACTACATTGTAAGAACAAGCTAGAGTCTGTGCAGTTTAGAGTAAGCAAGGCTTCACTGGAAAAAGAAGTTCTTCAG CTTAGGAAGGAGAAAAGGAGGGATGCGTATGAGATGCAAAAGCTATTAGCTTCGAATCAGAGACTAAAGATG GTCTTACAACGAAAGACAGAAGAGGCATCTGCGGCCACAAAACGGCTAAGAGAGCTGATAGAATCTCGAAAGGCTTTGTCACGCAGATCAGCTG GTGCCAGAGTTGGCAAAACTCATGGAGTTCAG GCCCTGCAGGGTGTTGAGCATGAGTTTGAAGCCTCATCATGGTTACATGAGTTATGTTCTCAATATGAACGTCAAATGGAAGA GATGGCTGAGGAGGTTGCAATGCTCAGGGAAGAATCAGAATTGCTGAAGCAAGAAAATCTTAG GTGCCCATTACAGGAGAAAGAAGTTGATTGCTTAGAGCAGGATGAAGATATAAAAGATCTGAAGGAACAAATAGTCAGCCTAAGTGGTTTGGTTAGACAACTACAAATTCAAAAGGCTGAATTCGTTCATAGGGATAAATCACAG GATAATTTGGGCCAACCCTCCTTTTCTGCTGGGAGTAGCGAAGATTTCTTTCAGAGCCTGGATACATGTGAATCGGAACATTTTGGGGACACTAATGCTACAAAGGAGAAAAATGCAGTCACGATTTGCTGCTCATGCAGCAAGAAGTCTTTGTGCAAGACTACGAAATGTAGATGCAGATCTACTGGTGCTGGCTGTGGCAAATCATGTGGCTGTGCACTTTCTAAGTGCACCAATAGAGAAGCTGTTCAAGTCAAGTTGAGTAGCACCCCACAATCAGAGATGGCTGAAAGCGTTCTGAATTGTTCAGAGATTGTTGAGGCAGAGATGACCAATACAGTTGCTTCGCAAGGTGCAATGCTCCTTCAGCGTGCACTAGACGAGAAGCCTGTTGAGATGAACGGCAATCATAGGACAAGAAAGCAACCATTAGCTGACATTGGGAATAGGCTG ATTGAATCAGATGATCTAAAACCAGGCCGGAAGAAGAAAGGGCGAAAACCAGAAATTCAAGTTGTAACCGTAGACCCACCTTCCTCACTTCCTGAAAATAtcaaaggccaaagaaaagcaGATAAAAAGTGA
- the LOC142619357 gene encoding argininosuccinate lyase, chloroplastic has product MESLTSASSTSLLLSLRSQFSKPRTPSVGLTHWVKPKPKPKLEVRCVLEAMNNASAAAENDKEVKLWGGRFEESVTDAVERFTESISFDKELYKQDIMGSRAHASMLAKQGLMSMSDRDSILQGLDEIERSIENGEFVWRTDREDVHMNIEAALTDKIGEPAKKLHTARSRNDQASTDFRLWCRDAIDKIVARIRHLQVSMVILALKNEGLIVPGYTHLQRAQPVLLQHLLLAYVEQLERDAGRLLDCRARQNFSPLGACALAGTGLPIDRFMTSDALGFTAPMRNSIDAVSDRDFVLEFLSANSITAVHLSRLGEEWVLWASEEFGFITPSDSVSTGSSIMPQKKNPDPMELVRGKSARVIGDLVTLLTVCKGLPLAYNRDLQEDKEPAFDSVKTILGMLEVSAEFAQNITFNQERIRKSLPAGHLDATTLADYLVKKGVPFRTSHDIVGRSVALCVSKGCQLQDLHLKELRTISPFFDEDVYEFLGVENAVKKFSSYGSTGSECVASQLDYWVTKLEIK; this is encoded by the exons ATGGAGTCTCTAACCTCTGCTTCCTCAACTTCCTTGCTATTGTCACTCCGATCCCAATTCTCAAAGCCCCGAACACCATCGGTCGGTTTAACCCATTGGgtcaagcccaagcccaagcccaagttGGAGGTCCGGTGTGTCTTGGAAGCCATGAACAACGCCAGCGCCGCCGCGGAGAATGACAAAGAGGTGAAGCTGTGGGGTGGAAGGTTCGAGGAGAGTGTGACTGACGCGGTGGAGCGGTTCACTGAGTCGATATCTTTCGATAAGGAGCTTTACAAGCAAGATATAATGGGGAGTCGAGCCCACGCTTCCATGCTCGCCAAACAG GGATTGATGAGTATGAGTGATAGGGATAGTATTCTTCAAGGTCTTGATGAGATTGAGAGGAGCATTGAGAATGGCGAATTTGTTTGGAGAACTGATAGGGAGGATGTGCACATGAACATTGAAGCAGCACTTACTGATAAGATTGGTGAACCTGCCAAGAAACTTCACACTGCTCGGAGCCGAAATGATCAAGCCTCGACAGACTTTCGCCTGTGGTGTCGTGATGCTATTGATAAGATTGTTGCACGCATCAGACATCTTCAGGTTTCAATGGTGATTTTGGCATTGAAGAACGAGGGACTTATCGTTCCCGGTTATACACATTTGCAGAGGGCGCAGCCTGTTTTGCTGCAACATCTTCTCTTAGCATATGTTGAGCAG CTTGAACGTGATGCTGGTCGGTTATTAGATTGCAGAGCTAGGCAGAATTTCTCCCCTTTAGGTGCCTGTGCATTGGCTGGCACTGGCCTTCCCATCGATCGATTCATGACTTCAGACGCTTTGGGATTCACTGCTCCCATGAGGAACAG TATTGATGCAGTTTCAGATCGAGATTTTGTGTTGGAGTTTCTTTCTGCTAATTCCATCACAGCCGTTCATCTTTCTCGGCTTGGTGAAGAATGGGTACTGTGGGCTTCAGAGGAGTTTGGTTTTATTACACCAAGTGACTCTGTTTCTACTGGAAGTAGTATAATGCCTCAGAAGAAAAATCCAGATCCTATGGAACTTGTTCGTGGAAAATCTGCCAGAGTCATTGGAGACCTGGTTACTCTTCTCACAGTGTGCAAAGGGCTTCCTCTTGCTTACAATCGTGATTTGCAG GAAGATAAGGAACCTGCATTTGACAGTGTAAAGACAATTTTGGGGATGCTTGAAGTGTCAGCAGAGTTTGCTCAGAACATTACCTTTAATCAGGAGAGAATACGAAAGTCTTTACCTGCTGGTCATCTTGATGCCACCACTCTTGCTGATTATCTTGTGAAAAAG GGTGTTCCTTTCAGGACTTCTCATGACATAGTTGGAAGGTCTGTAGCCTTGTGCGTCTCAAAAGGCTGCCAGCTTCAGGACCTGCATCTAAAAGAACTGAGAACTATAAGCCCATTTTTCGACGAGGATGTATACGAGTTTCTTGGAGTGGAAAATGCAGTGAAGAAATTTAGCTCATATGGTTCCACAGGATCTGAGTGTGTTGCCAGTCAACTTGACTACTGGGTTACTAAACTTGAAATAAAATGA
- the LOC142621345 gene encoding uncharacterized protein LOC142621345 translates to MAVAITNLSWWLWSGKQKEPRISNGSSMNPSSDSSMWESDALKFPLVKGTKMSFSSRRMKRKWHSREERKIDREYDVVIVPSDGECVSGSESDDSDWSIGWLEPHGPGFQSDDDDTDDSFAVLVPCYGRGYHDMVENSKNNILSTVGNIPHSYIDESEKYMEQWLSSLRSS, encoded by the coding sequence ATGGCTGTGGCTATTACCAATCTCTCGTGGTGGTTGTGGAGTGGGAAACAAAAAGAGCCTAGAATCTCCAATGGGTCTTCGATGAATCCTTCATCTGATTCGAGTATGTGGGAATCTGATGCTCTGAAATTCCCTTTGGTTAAAGGGACCAAAATGTCCTTCTCATCTAGAAGGATGAAGCGCAAATGGCATAGTCGGGAAGAGCGGAAAATTGATAGGGAATATGATGTTGTTATTGTGCCATCTGATGGGGAATGTGTTTCGGGTTCAGAGTCTGATGATTCAGATTGGTCAATTGGATGGTTAGAGCCTCATGGACCCGGGTTTCagagtgatgatgatgatactGATGACAGTTTTGCCGTGCTGGTTCCATGCTATGGTCGTGGCTATCATGATATGGTGGAGAACTCGAAGAACAATATCTTGAGCACTGTTGGGAACATCCCACATAGTTATATAGATG